In a genomic window of Alphaproteobacteria bacterium:
- the hflX gene encoding GTPase HflX: protein MKSKKGKADSGDQTAESAYIVQPLSTAKPPTRATEDIIEEAEGLARAIWLKVLKTRIAKVQKINPASYIGKGTVEDIAQDIEELQPSVVIVNQALSPVQQRNLETAWKAKVIDRTGLILEIFGERARTKEGRLQVELAALEYQRSRLVRSWTHLERQRGGAGFMGGPGETQIELDRRLISDRITKLKKELENVRRTRDLGRKSRERVPYPIVSLVGYTNAGKSTLFNALTDAGVLAKDLLFATLDPTMRRLKLPTKQEVILADTVGFISDLPTHLVESFRATLEQITSADVILHVIDVSRPDYRQQREDVITILKDLEVDYETDPRIIEIYNKIDKLSEDNLADFKRLASYGKIRSVPLSALKGEGKESLLSEIAKLTAAGREEIVFKLRPEDGKALAWLYAHGEVLQKKITEKEIRINVRLHDSDKEKFFSQFNYKPSRSRQRTKTKT, encoded by the coding sequence CTGAAGAGTAAAAAAGGCAAGGCGGACTCCGGTGATCAAACAGCGGAAAGCGCCTATATTGTCCAACCCCTCAGTACGGCCAAACCACCGACCCGGGCAACCGAAGATATCATTGAGGAGGCCGAAGGTCTGGCCCGCGCCATTTGGCTGAAGGTGCTGAAAACACGCATCGCCAAAGTCCAGAAAATCAATCCGGCCAGTTACATCGGCAAGGGAACGGTTGAGGATATCGCTCAGGATATCGAGGAACTGCAACCCTCCGTGGTCATCGTGAATCAGGCGCTTTCACCCGTGCAGCAAAGAAACCTGGAAACCGCATGGAAAGCCAAGGTCATCGACCGCACAGGGCTGATCCTTGAGATTTTCGGCGAACGCGCCCGCACGAAGGAAGGGCGTTTACAGGTCGAATTGGCCGCGTTGGAATATCAGCGATCACGCCTCGTCCGTTCTTGGACCCACCTGGAAAGACAGCGCGGCGGAGCAGGCTTCATGGGCGGACCCGGCGAAACTCAGATCGAGCTTGACCGTCGTCTGATTTCCGACCGAATTACAAAGCTTAAAAAAGAATTGGAGAATGTCCGACGCACCCGCGACCTCGGACGCAAAAGCCGCGAGCGTGTTCCTTATCCCATCGTGTCTCTGGTCGGTTACACAAATGCCGGAAAATCGACTCTGTTTAATGCTCTCACCGATGCTGGGGTATTAGCAAAAGATTTACTTTTCGCCACGCTCGACCCCACCATGCGCCGCCTCAAGCTGCCAACCAAGCAGGAAGTGATCCTCGCCGACACTGTGGGCTTTATCTCCGATCTGCCGACACATCTGGTTGAATCCTTCCGTGCAACATTGGAGCAAATCACGAGCGCTGACGTAATCCTGCACGTCATTGACGTCTCGCGCCCGGATTACAGGCAGCAGCGCGAAGATGTCATAACGATCCTCAAAGACCTTGAGGTCGATTATGAAACCGACCCCCGCATCATTGAAATCTATAACAAAATTGACAAGCTCTCCGAAGATAATCTCGCAGACTTCAAGCGCCTCGCCTCTTACGGTAAAATAAGGTCTGTGCCTCTATCCGCGCTGAAGGGGGAGGGAAAGGAAAGTCTATTAAGTGAAATTGCAAAATTAACCGCAGCGGGAAGGGAAGAAATCGTCTTCAAACTCCGGCCCGAGGACGGAAAAGCCCTCGCATGGCTTTACGCGCACGGAGAGGTTTTGCAAAAAAAAATAACAGAAAAGGAAATAAGAATAAATGTACGTCTGCACGACTCGGATAAGGAAAAATTCTTTTCGCAGTTTAACTACAAACCTTCACGCTCAAGACAACGAACAAAGACAAAGACGTAA
- a CDS encoding FAD-dependent oxidoreductase, translating to MTQDNKAGDIVELRDLVRQAQKLVAFPDVSRENPLTISATEARQSFVPVDTLYDTQIAMKQAGRCGQCATPFCSIGTPVKLSGCPLNNNIPDWLQKLAQGQIELAIDQVYRTNPMPDATGFVCPKAALCEGACVLYQSDWGAVSIGNIERFLSDTAWKYGLVPPINPRGLNNEFKVAVIGSGPAGFAASAALADVGYHVEIFERSEQPGGLLRYGIPAFKMPKEVVDRNFQRLDAAPNVVIHTRMSIGQCGEGDAHDGHKHIPFADLVREFDAIVIATGTYRSKSARMEGDAASEVLPAIDYLSTQDRVSEGTKVPGYSDDEGNPGWLNGQGKRVVVVGGGDTWIDCMRTAKRQGAAEVIGLYYKGPDDVKANDKDLGYALREFQDDDRIRYYSKAKAMERVSDKSYKVTVAKTQMVDGKLVEVPGGDEVIEADLVISAVGFEPEDLPSLFNIPEMPLKPDGTLAVNPVHHPEPYPPGTGTVGRVHYGDDSAIVVAAGDIVRGPSLVVQGLRDGKDAAKFLHDALRYPERIKLKYKQDHIELETYDP from the coding sequence ATGACGCAAGACAATAAAGCAGGTGATATTGTAGAGTTAAGAGACCTTGTGAGGCAAGCCCAGAAGCTTGTGGCCTTTCCTGATGTCAGCCGCGAGAACCCTCTTACTATTTCTGCGACCGAAGCGCGTCAGAGTTTTGTGCCTGTAGACACTCTCTATGATACCCAGATTGCCATGAAGCAGGCGGGACGTTGCGGCCAGTGCGCGACCCCGTTTTGCTCTATCGGTACGCCTGTAAAACTGTCCGGTTGCCCTCTTAACAATAATATACCTGACTGGTTGCAGAAACTTGCCCAAGGGCAGATTGAGCTTGCCATCGATCAGGTCTACCGTACTAACCCGATGCCGGATGCAACCGGATTTGTCTGCCCTAAAGCCGCTTTGTGCGAGGGTGCTTGCGTCTTGTACCAATCCGACTGGGGCGCTGTTTCGATTGGAAATATCGAGCGATTTCTTTCTGACACCGCCTGGAAATACGGACTTGTTCCGCCTATCAACCCGCGAGGCCTGAACAACGAATTCAAAGTCGCCGTGATTGGCAGCGGGCCGGCCGGTTTTGCGGCGTCCGCCGCTTTGGCCGATGTCGGTTATCATGTCGAGATTTTCGAGCGCAGCGAACAACCCGGCGGGCTTTTGCGTTACGGCATTCCTGCCTTCAAGATGCCCAAGGAGGTTGTCGACAGAAATTTCCAGCGTTTGGATGCTGCGCCGAACGTCGTTATACATACGCGCATGTCTATCGGACAATGCGGCGAAGGGGATGCTCATGACGGTCATAAGCATATTCCGTTTGCCGATCTTGTTCGCGAGTTTGATGCCATCGTTATCGCTACCGGCACTTACCGTTCGAAAAGCGCCCGGATGGAAGGAGATGCTGCCTCCGAAGTGCTTCCGGCCATTGATTATCTTTCCACGCAGGACCGTGTTTCTGAAGGCACAAAAGTTCCCGGATACTCTGATGATGAGGGTAATCCCGGGTGGCTAAACGGCCAGGGTAAAAGAGTTGTCGTTGTGGGCGGCGGCGATACGTGGATCGATTGTATGCGTACGGCTAAGAGACAAGGCGCCGCAGAAGTCATCGGGCTTTATTATAAGGGGCCGGATGACGTTAAGGCCAATGACAAAGATCTTGGCTATGCTCTCAGGGAGTTTCAGGATGACGACCGTATCCGTTATTACTCTAAGGCCAAGGCCATGGAAAGGGTTTCCGATAAGTCTTACAAGGTCACGGTTGCCAAAACACAGATGGTCGATGGGAAGCTGGTTGAAGTTCCCGGAGGAGACGAAGTGATCGAAGCCGACCTTGTGATCAGCGCGGTCGGGTTTGAGCCTGAAGATTTGCCTTCCCTTTTCAACATTCCTGAAATGCCCTTGAAGCCAGACGGGACGCTTGCCGTTAATCCGGTTCACCATCCCGAGCCTTATCCACCGGGTACAGGAACCGTTGGCCGCGTTCACTACGGGGACGACAGTGCAATAGTTGTGGCCGCAGGGGATATCGTTCGCGGTCCATCCCTCGTCGTGCAGGGCTTGCGAGACGGGAAGGATGCTGCAAAATTTTTGCACGATGCTCTCCGCTATCCTGAGCGCATTAAGCTTAAATACAAGCAGGATCATATCGAGCTTGAGACTTACGACCCCTAA
- the gltB gene encoding glutamate synthase large subunit, translating into MDGGSILSPSTRVPEEHHDACGVGFLAKIDGTPSHGIVKDGLTMLGCVQHRGGINPDGSGDGAGIQTQIPHGLVNKAYYDQAGFEAAGSLGVGVFFLPRQDWWARDQAQKIVTDHMQNAGYKNTIWRDVPVDKETLSTLARQTMPHIMQLLVPPQDGMKGQDFEKHLFVVRRQIEKDIAERGLSRGGSETFYVPSMSSQRIIYKGMALAPHLSKVFPDLKDDSFKSAYIIFHNRFSTNTMPEWPLAHPFRMLAHNGEVNTVVGNRNAMPMHARRFADAYGPDYAKVTPVIIRGRSDSADADSAMEYFRHTGLSLPTIKSMMAPEAVRSSSQLPDDVRDMYKYIYATYDQWDGPAMFIVSDGNMVLAAGDRNGLRPTRYIITNDGRMIAGSEDDMLTLDPSLIVEKGNLTPGTMIAVDLGRKQVLRDQELKAIAVSELRDQIELTSYIQDVPDPKRPFAFRYDPDREEDGKALRQAQRTAGITTEDVEYIDDMVKEGKDPLGAMGDDTPLAVLSEKRRHFTDFFQEQFAQITNPPIDPIREAESMSISSHLGSLHDSTGRPSRKPVFLLNETPILSEQHKRDLQDRIGKQNLHVIDCTFDTSRGESLRSAMDRILGEAASAAHQGKHIFLTDEFTNEHKVAVPMMLAVGGVHTHLIKSELRDQTSIGFNDNSAYETHRQNCVFGVGADYGTCQLAERTISARHAEGAYDKGDKRPDLQECLDSFYHALHTGLAKTMSKMGVSTLSSYKQARLFEALGISQTILDEHMPGIPSPIGGMDMDMLETRLVHHHDRDIKRSTNDTLNDGGLFKARAAGEYHADGGFAIKLLQYAVNEGGDKGWEFYRQYTDLLERNRQEHPIDIPDLLNFKEVDAIPVEEVESEETIMARFMNGAMSLGALSPEAHDAITVAMNRLGAKSNSGEGGAKPEFYGTEHDPSVKQYASARFGVTAGYLMSADEIEIKIAQGAKPGEGGQLMGAKNHGAIPRLRHTKPGVTLISPPPHHDQYSIEDHAGVIYELKAINPEARVRTKLVSTTGVATIVSGVQKAGADTIHIAGFRGGTGASPKSSIKHTGMPWSIGLSSANQLLHRTGGREFISLSTDGGLRDGRGIVIAALLGAEEYSFGSLPMYATGCLLMRQCFSNKCAVGVATQDQKLRAKFPVLDGAVSPQEKAVTMVMNLFRYLARDVREQLAAVGYRSIDEAVGRGFERLEQVYGKHVGIDLGWMLENPNPAGAPLHSKLKAGERNEYSDPNHPSGVYFDEKILKLYGEEILSGRPAEITVSVTNTDRAVGARMAYHLRKAFSPESLNKTGFLAEDHVKINLDGIAGQGLGAFIEQGLTLRAHGANDGVGKSLSGGKIVISADEASPIAQNPQDNVLIGQFALFGATKGELFVAGKAGNRFAIRNSGGLAVVEGMQDNGCNYQTNGRIVCLGEVGHNFGAGMTGGDAFIYDIANTLEERANDDVVLRQITSGSKEEQDLKFLVEKHVRETGSRHGQKILDHWEDSLKHFKYVLPSYVPPPTPEVEETPEFALH; encoded by the coding sequence ATGGACGGTGGTTCAATACTCTCCCCGAGCACAAGGGTTCCTGAAGAACACCATGACGCTTGCGGGGTCGGGTTTCTGGCAAAGATCGACGGGACACCCAGTCACGGGATTGTCAAAGACGGCTTGACCATGCTGGGCTGTGTCCAGCACCGCGGCGGAATCAACCCGGACGGCAGCGGCGACGGCGCCGGTATTCAAACGCAAATTCCGCATGGGCTTGTGAATAAGGCCTATTACGATCAGGCCGGGTTCGAGGCCGCTGGATCGCTTGGTGTTGGTGTATTTTTTCTTCCCCGTCAGGACTGGTGGGCGCGTGACCAAGCACAAAAAATCGTCACGGACCATATGCAGAACGCGGGTTATAAAAACACTATCTGGCGGGACGTTCCGGTTGATAAGGAGACGCTTAGCACTTTGGCCCGCCAGACGATGCCCCATATCATGCAACTCCTTGTGCCTCCGCAAGACGGTATGAAAGGCCAAGATTTCGAAAAGCATCTTTTCGTTGTCCGGCGGCAAATCGAAAAGGACATTGCCGAGCGCGGACTTTCCAGAGGCGGCAGTGAGACATTTTATGTTCCCTCGATGAGTTCGCAGCGTATCATCTATAAAGGCATGGCGCTGGCCCCTCATCTTTCCAAAGTCTTTCCCGATCTTAAGGATGACAGTTTTAAAAGCGCCTACATTATTTTTCACAACCGCTTTTCGACCAATACGATGCCGGAATGGCCGCTGGCGCATCCGTTCCGTATGCTGGCACATAACGGTGAGGTCAATACGGTTGTCGGTAACCGCAATGCCATGCCCATGCACGCACGGCGTTTTGCTGATGCGTACGGGCCAGATTATGCCAAGGTTACACCGGTAATCATTCGTGGACGCTCTGATTCCGCGGACGCTGATTCCGCCATGGAGTATTTTCGCCATACAGGACTTTCTCTTCCCACCATCAAATCCATGATGGCTCCGGAGGCTGTCCGCAGCAGTTCTCAACTCCCGGACGATGTGCGTGATATGTATAAGTACATTTATGCGACATACGACCAATGGGACGGTCCGGCGATGTTCATCGTCAGCGACGGGAACATGGTGCTGGCTGCCGGAGATCGCAATGGTTTGCGCCCGACCCGCTATATCATTACCAATGACGGGCGGATGATCGCGGGTTCGGAAGACGATATGCTAACCCTCGATCCTTCTCTTATTGTCGAGAAGGGCAATTTGACACCGGGGACCATGATTGCGGTCGATCTGGGGCGTAAGCAAGTTTTACGCGATCAGGAACTTAAGGCGATTGCCGTTTCCGAGCTTCGCGACCAGATTGAATTAACATCCTATATCCAGGACGTCCCCGATCCGAAAAGGCCTTTTGCCTTCAGGTACGATCCTGACCGGGAAGAAGATGGCAAGGCTCTGCGTCAAGCACAGAGGACGGCCGGGATTACGACAGAAGACGTCGAATATATCGACGATATGGTGAAAGAAGGGAAAGACCCTCTGGGCGCTATGGGGGACGATACACCTCTGGCGGTTCTTTCTGAAAAACGCCGTCATTTTACGGATTTCTTTCAGGAGCAGTTTGCCCAGATCACGAACCCGCCGATCGATCCGATCCGCGAAGCCGAGAGCATGAGTATCAGCAGCCATCTGGGCTCTTTGCATGATTCCACTGGGCGTCCTTCCAGAAAGCCTGTATTTCTCCTGAACGAAACCCCTATCCTTTCCGAACAGCACAAGCGCGATCTTCAAGACAGGATCGGCAAGCAAAATCTTCATGTTATCGATTGCACGTTCGATACCAGCCGGGGCGAGTCTCTTAGGTCAGCTATGGACAGAATACTTGGAGAAGCAGCGAGTGCGGCACACCAGGGCAAACATATTTTTCTGACCGATGAGTTTACAAACGAGCATAAGGTTGCTGTGCCCATGATGCTGGCGGTCGGAGGCGTTCATACCCACCTGATTAAATCAGAACTCAGGGACCAGACTTCGATCGGGTTCAACGATAATTCCGCTTATGAGACGCACAGACAAAACTGCGTGTTCGGGGTTGGGGCGGATTATGGCACCTGCCAGCTTGCCGAGCGCACAATCTCTGCCCGTCATGCGGAGGGCGCCTATGATAAGGGTGATAAGAGGCCTGACTTGCAGGAATGCCTTGACAGTTTTTATCATGCTCTTCATACGGGACTTGCGAAGACTATGTCGAAGATGGGCGTGTCAACCTTGTCTTCGTACAAACAAGCCCGCCTCTTTGAAGCTTTAGGAATTTCGCAGACTATCCTTGACGAGCATATGCCGGGAATCCCCTCCCCTATCGGCGGGATGGACATGGATATGCTGGAAACGCGCCTTGTCCACCACCACGACCGCGATATCAAGCGTTCGACAAATGATACCTTGAACGATGGTGGGCTTTTCAAAGCGCGCGCTGCCGGGGAATATCATGCCGATGGCGGTTTTGCCATCAAGCTCCTGCAATATGCGGTTAACGAGGGCGGCGACAAGGGCTGGGAATTTTATCGGCAATATACAGACCTGCTTGAGCGAAACCGACAAGAGCATCCTATCGATATTCCGGATTTGCTTAATTTTAAGGAGGTCGATGCAATCCCTGTCGAGGAGGTCGAGTCCGAAGAAACGATCATGGCGCGTTTTATGAATGGCGCTATGTCACTCGGGGCGCTCTCACCAGAGGCGCATGACGCGATTACGGTTGCCATGAACCGCCTTGGCGCTAAATCCAATAGCGGCGAAGGGGGCGCAAAGCCTGAATTTTACGGCACTGAGCATGATCCCAGCGTCAAACAATATGCCTCGGCCCGCTTTGGCGTGACAGCCGGTTATCTGATGAGTGCTGATGAAATCGAAATCAAAATCGCACAGGGAGCCAAGCCCGGTGAGGGCGGGCAGTTGATGGGGGCAAAAAACCATGGCGCCATTCCCCGTCTGCGCCATACCAAGCCGGGGGTCACACTGATCTCCCCTCCTCCACACCACGATCAGTATTCGATCGAGGATCATGCCGGCGTTATTTATGAACTCAAGGCTATCAATCCCGAGGCCCGCGTCCGCACAAAGCTTGTCTCGACGACCGGAGTCGCCACGATCGTTTCCGGCGTTCAAAAGGCCGGAGCCGATACCATACATATTGCCGGATTCCGCGGAGGCACGGGAGCCTCACCCAAAAGTTCCATCAAGCATACAGGTATGCCGTGGTCGATCGGACTTTCATCGGCTAACCAGCTTTTGCACCGCACTGGCGGGCGTGAGTTTATCTCCCTTTCGACCGATGGCGGTTTAAGGGATGGGCGGGGCATCGTCATCGCGGCCCTGCTGGGTGCTGAGGAGTATAGTTTCGGATCGTTGCCGATGTATGCGACGGGTTGCCTGCTGATGCGGCAATGTTTCAGTAATAAATGTGCTGTTGGTGTGGCTACGCAGGATCAAAAACTCCGTGCAAAATTTCCAGTTCTGGACGGTGCCGTTTCTCCTCAGGAGAAAGCCGTGACCATGGTCATGAACCTGTTCCGATATCTGGCCCGCGATGTTCGTGAGCAGTTGGCGGCCGTTGGCTACCGTTCGATCGACGAGGCTGTCGGGCGCGGCTTTGAGCGCCTTGAGCAGGTCTACGGGAAGCATGTGGGGATTGATCTGGGGTGGATGCTTGAGAATCCAAACCCTGCCGGAGCGCCTCTGCACAGTAAACTCAAGGCCGGGGAAAGGAACGAATATTCCGATCCTAACCATCCCAGCGGCGTGTATTTTGACGAAAAAATACTAAAGCTATACGGAGAGGAAATCCTGAGCGGACGACCTGCCGAGATTACCGTTTCTGTCACGAATACTGACCGTGCTGTCGGGGCGCGTATGGCTTATCACCTTCGAAAGGCTTTCAGTCCTGAGTCCCTCAATAAGACCGGGTTTTTGGCTGAGGATCATGTAAAAATCAATCTGGACGGGATTGCCGGACAGGGTCTTGGGGCGTTTATCGAGCAGGGTCTTACCCTGCGTGCACATGGCGCCAATGACGGGGTCGGGAAATCACTTTCCGGCGGAAAGATCGTGATTTCCGCTGACGAAGCCAGTCCGATTGCACAGAACCCGCAGGATAATGTCCTGATCGGACAGTTTGCCTTGTTCGGCGCGACCAAGGGTGAGCTGTTCGTTGCCGGGAAAGCCGGAAACCGCTTTGCCATCCGCAATTCCGGCGGTCTTGCTGTCGTCGAGGGTATGCAGGATAACGGCTGCAATTACCAGACGAACGGGCGGATCGTGTGCCTAGGTGAGGTCGGGCATAATTTCGGCGCAGGTATGACCGGGGGTGATGCCTTCATCTATGATATCGCCAACACGCTGGAAGAGCGGGCGAATGATGATGTTGTTCTTCGGCAAATTACTTCAGGCAGCAAGGAAGAACAGGATCTCAAATTTTTGGTTGAGAAGCATGTGCGCGAGACCGGATCGCGGCATGGGCAGAAGATATTGGATCACTGGGAGGATTCATTGAAGCACTTTAAGTATGTTCTGCCCTCTTATGTTCCGCCACCTACACCGGAAGTCGAAGAGACTCCCGAGTTTGCGCTGCACTGA
- the mazG gene encoding nucleoside triphosphate pyrophosphohydrolase: MKSKGQKYTFEELTGIMAKLRDPVSGCPWDREQNFKTIAPYTLEEAYEVADAIDRNDMDDLREELGDLLLQPVYHAQMASEAGSFNIEDVVDGIARKMVERHPHVFGDASAQSAEEVNSIWDQKKKGEAERKRQGQSASALEGVPPALPALLKAQKLQSKAAKVGFEWKNIQDVLNKLEEELKELLEAVHSGSKENSAEELGDVLFVLVNLGRKMGINSEEALRQCNNKFERRFRGLESDFIQQGRPLSSLLLEEMTDAWIVQKKTERKYK; the protein is encoded by the coding sequence ATGAAGTCAAAAGGGCAAAAATACACGTTTGAAGAGCTTACGGGCATCATGGCCAAGCTTCGTGATCCGGTCAGCGGCTGCCCGTGGGACCGTGAACAGAATTTTAAGACTATTGCCCCCTACACGCTTGAGGAAGCCTATGAGGTGGCGGATGCGATTGATCGCAATGATATGGATGATTTGCGGGAGGAGCTGGGCGATCTTTTGCTGCAGCCCGTTTATCACGCCCAGATGGCTTCCGAGGCCGGGTCTTTTAATATCGAAGATGTGGTTGACGGGATCGCCCGCAAGATGGTCGAGCGGCATCCGCACGTCTTCGGAGATGCAAGCGCACAGAGTGCCGAGGAGGTCAATTCGATCTGGGATCAGAAGAAGAAAGGAGAGGCCGAGCGGAAAAGACAAGGCCAGAGCGCCAGTGCGCTGGAGGGCGTTCCCCCTGCCCTGCCCGCCTTGCTGAAGGCGCAGAAGCTGCAATCCAAGGCGGCCAAGGTGGGATTTGAATGGAAGAATATTCAGGACGTTCTCAATAAGCTTGAGGAAGAATTGAAAGAGCTTCTTGAGGCTGTACATAGCGGGTCTAAGGAAAATAGCGCCGAAGAACTTGGGGATGTTCTTTTTGTGCTTGTTAATCTCGGTCGTAAAATGGGGATCAATAGCGAGGAGGCCTTGCGTCAGTGCAACAACAAGTTTGAGCGTCGTTTCCGTGGGCTTGAATCGGATTTTATTCAGCAGGGCCGCCCACTCTCAAGTCTTCTGTTAGAAGAAATGACGGATGCGTGGATAGTGCAAAAGAAAACTGAAAGAAAATACAAGTAA